From a single Chlamydia muridarum str. Nigg genomic region:
- a CDS encoding ATP-dependent Clp protease ATP-binding subunit codes for MEKFSDAVSEALEKAFELAKDAKHSYVTENHLLKSLLQNPGSLFCLVIKDVHGNLGLLTSAVDDALHREPTVVEGAAIPKPSPSLQQLLLNAQEEARSMGDEYLSGDHLLLAFWKTTKEPFASWRKTVKTSPEALKELIIKLRQGSRMDSPSAEENLKGLEKYCKNLTILAREGKLDPVIGRDEEIRRTIQVLSRRTKNNPMLIGEPGVGKTAIAEGLALRIVQGDVPESLKDKHLYVLDMGALIAGAKYRGEFEERLKSVLKGVEASEGACILFIDEVHTLVGAGATDGAMDAANLLKPALARGTLHCIGATTLNEYQKYIEKDAALERRFQPIFVTEPSLEDAVFILRGLREKYEIFHGVRITEGALNAAVVLSYRYITDRFLPDKAIDLIDEAASLIRMQIGSLPLPIDEKERELSALIVKQEAIKREQAPAYQEEANEMQKAIDRVKEELAALRLRWDEEKGLIAGLKEKKNSLENLKFAEEEAERTADYNRVAELRYSLIPSLEKEIRLAEEALNQRDGRLLQEEVDERLIAQVVANWTGIPVQKMLEGESEKLLVLEESLEERVVGQPFAITAVSDSIRSARVGLSDPQRPLGVFLFLGPTGVGKTELAKALAELLFNKEEAMIRFDMTEYMEKHSVSKLIGSPPGYVGYEEGGSLSEALRRRPYSVVLFDEIEKADKEVFNILLQIFDDGILTDSKKRKVNCKNALFIMTSNIGSQELADYCAKKGTIVDKEAVLSVVAPALKNYFSPEFINRIDEILPFVPLTTEDIVKIVGIQMNRVALRLLERRISLTWDDSVVLFLSEQGYDGAFGARPLKRLIQQKVVTMLSKALLKGDIKSGMSVELTMAKDVVVFKTKTNSVV; via the coding sequence ATGGAGAAGTTTTCAGACGCGGTCAGCGAGGCCTTAGAAAAGGCTTTTGAGTTAGCCAAAGATGCTAAGCATTCTTATGTAACAGAAAATCATTTGCTAAAGAGTCTTTTGCAAAACCCAGGTTCTTTGTTCTGTTTAGTTATCAAGGATGTGCATGGGAATCTAGGACTATTAACTTCTGCTGTGGATGACGCTTTGCATAGAGAGCCAACTGTGGTTGAGGGTGCAGCTATTCCCAAACCATCGCCAAGTTTACAGCAATTATTGCTAAACGCTCAAGAAGAAGCTCGAAGTATGGGGGATGAATATCTCTCTGGAGATCACTTGTTATTAGCTTTTTGGAAAACTACCAAAGAGCCTTTTGCTTCATGGAGAAAAACAGTAAAAACTTCTCCGGAAGCTTTGAAAGAATTAATCATCAAATTAAGACAAGGAAGTCGTATGGACTCGCCCAGTGCCGAAGAAAATCTAAAAGGGTTAGAGAAATACTGTAAAAATCTGACTATTCTTGCAAGAGAAGGCAAATTGGATCCTGTGATCGGTCGAGATGAAGAGATTAGGCGTACGATACAGGTCCTTTCTAGACGAACCAAGAATAATCCCATGTTGATAGGAGAGCCTGGGGTTGGAAAGACTGCGATTGCCGAAGGACTTGCTCTTCGGATTGTGCAAGGAGATGTTCCAGAAAGTTTAAAGGATAAGCATCTCTACGTGCTAGATATGGGAGCGCTGATTGCTGGTGCGAAATATCGAGGAGAATTTGAAGAGCGTTTGAAAAGCGTTCTGAAAGGAGTAGAAGCTTCGGAAGGAGCATGCATTCTATTTATCGACGAGGTACATACCTTAGTTGGGGCAGGAGCCACAGATGGGGCTATGGATGCTGCAAATTTATTAAAGCCAGCTTTAGCTCGAGGAACGTTGCACTGTATTGGGGCAACGACTTTGAATGAATATCAGAAGTACATCGAAAAGGATGCTGCTTTAGAAAGACGTTTCCAACCTATTTTTGTCACCGAGCCCTCCTTGGAAGATGCCGTTTTTATTCTTCGAGGATTACGAGAAAAGTACGAAATTTTTCATGGGGTACGCATTACAGAAGGAGCTTTGAATGCTGCTGTAGTTCTTTCTTATCGTTATATTACGGATCGTTTTCTTCCAGACAAGGCGATTGATTTGATCGATGAGGCTGCTAGTTTGATTCGTATGCAGATAGGAAGTTTACCTTTGCCTATCGATGAAAAAGAGCGGGAATTGTCAGCTTTGATTGTTAAGCAAGAGGCTATTAAGCGGGAGCAGGCTCCTGCTTATCAGGAAGAAGCCAATGAAATGCAAAAAGCTATCGATCGCGTTAAAGAAGAGCTGGCGGCTTTACGGTTGCGCTGGGATGAAGAAAAAGGGTTAATTGCGGGATTAAAAGAGAAAAAAAATTCTTTAGAAAATTTAAAATTTGCAGAAGAAGAAGCTGAGAGGACCGCGGACTACAACAGAGTAGCGGAACTTCGCTATAGTCTCATTCCTTCACTTGAAAAAGAAATTCGTTTGGCGGAAGAAGCTTTGAATCAGAGAGATGGGCGTCTTTTGCAGGAAGAGGTGGATGAGCGGTTAATTGCTCAAGTTGTTGCCAATTGGACTGGGATCCCTGTGCAAAAAATGTTAGAAGGAGAGTCTGAGAAGTTATTAGTCTTGGAAGAATCTTTGGAAGAACGGGTGGTAGGACAGCCGTTTGCGATTACTGCTGTTAGTGATTCTATTCGATCTGCTCGAGTAGGTTTAAGCGATCCACAGCGTCCACTAGGTGTGTTTCTCTTTTTAGGGCCTACAGGAGTCGGGAAAACGGAACTTGCTAAGGCCTTAGCAGAGCTTTTATTCAATAAAGAAGAAGCTATGATTCGGTTTGATATGACCGAATATATGGAAAAACATTCTGTTTCAAAATTAATAGGCTCTCCTCCAGGATATGTAGGTTACGAAGAGGGGGGTAGCCTTTCCGAAGCCTTAAGAAGGCGTCCTTATTCTGTAGTTCTTTTTGATGAGATAGAGAAAGCTGACAAAGAAGTATTTAATATTTTGTTACAAATTTTTGATGACGGAATTCTTACTGATAGCAAGAAACGTAAAGTAAACTGTAAGAATGCTCTTTTCATTATGACATCTAATATTGGGTCACAAGAATTGGCGGATTATTGTGCGAAGAAGGGGACTATAGTCGATAAAGAGGCTGTGTTATCTGTCGTTGCTCCTGCACTAAAAAATTATTTTAGTCCGGAATTTATCAACCGGATAGATGAAATCCTTCCATTTGTTCCTTTGACTACAGAAGATATTGTCAAAATCGTAGGCATTCAAATGAATCGAGTGGCTTTGCGTTTGTTAGAAAGAAGAATTTCATTAACTTGGGATGATTCTGTGGTTCTATTTCTTAGCGAGCAAGGTTATGATGGTGCTTTTGGGGCTCGTCCTTTGAAACGTTTGATTCAACAAAAAGTGGTGACTATGTTGTCTAAGGCTCTTTTGAAGGGGGATATTAAATCCGGCATGTCAGTAGAGCTTACTATGGCCAAGGATGTTGTTGTTTTTAAAACTAAAACAAATTCTGTGGTGTAG